A portion of the Edaphobacter lichenicola genome contains these proteins:
- a CDS encoding sugar phosphate isomerase/epimerase family protein, whose product MTQISRRKFIGATAAVAALSLADRNMFANPLGLPLGIQLYSVRQQMAEDFEGTLAAVSAAGYTEVEAAALPKKTAQEVRAALDKANLHCVSAHHPFVDLHARFDEIVAYDKELGAKFIICASPGYRTPASAGAPGSTPFTLDDWHYNAEQFNIMGEKTAAAGIQFGYHNHVREFAVTDGKTPYMELLRLTDPKKVTFELDCGWAIVAGVHPVEILKNNPNRISMLHVKDFKLTVTPPADPHDAKVTELGRGTIDYVPIFAQAARTQHIQHAFVEQEAFDIPWKESLKVDADYLRSLKS is encoded by the coding sequence GTGACACAGATATCTCGAAGGAAATTTATAGGTGCCACTGCCGCTGTGGCCGCGCTCAGCTTGGCAGACCGGAATATGTTTGCGAACCCCCTTGGTCTACCCTTGGGAATCCAGCTCTACTCTGTTCGGCAACAGATGGCGGAAGACTTTGAAGGCACGCTAGCCGCCGTGAGCGCCGCAGGCTACACCGAAGTGGAGGCCGCCGCGCTGCCCAAGAAAACTGCTCAGGAGGTTCGCGCAGCGCTGGACAAGGCGAATCTGCACTGTGTCAGTGCACATCATCCGTTTGTTGATCTGCATGCACGCTTCGATGAAATCGTCGCGTACGACAAAGAGCTTGGAGCGAAGTTTATTATCTGCGCCAGCCCTGGCTATCGTACTCCCGCATCAGCAGGAGCGCCCGGGAGTACGCCATTCACGCTCGATGATTGGCATTACAACGCAGAACAGTTCAACATCATGGGCGAAAAGACCGCTGCCGCAGGAATTCAATTCGGCTATCACAACCACGTACGGGAGTTCGCCGTCACCGATGGCAAGACGCCGTATATGGAGCTGCTTCGACTAACGGATCCGAAGAAAGTCACCTTCGAACTTGATTGCGGATGGGCCATCGTTGCGGGCGTGCATCCGGTCGAAATTCTTAAGAACAACCCCAACCGCATCTCGATGCTTCACGTCAAGGACTTCAAACTCACAGTAACTCCTCCTGCCGATCCGCATGACGCAAAGGTGACGGAGTTGGGTCGAGGCACCATTGACTATGTTCCCATCTTCGCTCAGGCAGCCAGGACGCAACACATCCAGCACGCTTTTGTGGAACAGGAAGCATTCGATATCCCTTGGAAGGAATCGTTGAAAGTGGATGCCGACTACCTGCGGAGTCTTAAGAGCTAG
- a CDS encoding gluconate 2-dehydrogenase subunit 3 family protein — translation MLRRDFVRAVVSVSIAPRALLSQQTANPAPPPPAPVPWTLGLNPKTPQPHTAVVDGIVETELRFFTPQQMATLTRLSDVLLPPIGNKPGAIQAETPSFIDFLIESSPDARRKIYSGGLDWLDAESHRKFSLPFAKLSKEQADTLLKPWLRTWMSDHPPSEPHADFVNIAHHDIREATVNSKAWSEVPSVGAQEATAVGLYWSPIEPDLYFESAACSKIPAHIPGASKEAHTGTTYPR, via the coding sequence ATGTTGCGTCGTGATTTTGTCCGCGCCGTTGTCTCGGTAAGCATTGCGCCGAGAGCCTTGTTGTCTCAGCAGACTGCGAATCCAGCACCGCCGCCACCGGCCCCTGTTCCGTGGACGCTGGGGCTGAACCCAAAGACGCCTCAGCCTCATACCGCAGTCGTCGATGGAATTGTTGAAACCGAGCTGCGTTTCTTCACCCCTCAACAGATGGCGACACTCACTCGTCTCTCCGACGTTCTACTGCCGCCGATTGGGAATAAACCTGGCGCGATTCAGGCAGAGACCCCAAGTTTTATCGATTTCCTCATCGAGAGTTCGCCGGATGCCCGCAGAAAGATATACAGCGGTGGTTTGGACTGGCTGGACGCAGAGTCGCACAGAAAATTCAGCCTCCCCTTCGCTAAACTCAGCAAGGAGCAAGCCGATACCTTGCTCAAGCCGTGGCTTCGTACGTGGATGAGCGACCATCCACCGAGTGAGCCGCATGCAGATTTCGTCAACATCGCACACCATGACATTCGCGAAGCTACGGTGAACTCCAAGGCATGGAGCGAAGTTCCATCAGTCGGCGCACAGGAAGCAACAGCGGTTGGACTTTATTGGTCTCCCATCGAGCCGGATCTATATTTCGAGAGTGCAGCGTGCTCTAAGATTCCGGCACACATCCCTGGTGCTTCTAAGGAAGCGCACACCGGCACGACCTATCCACGTTAG
- a CDS encoding glycoside hydrolase family 3 protein, with product MFSLSFTRVLSSIFAAATLMPLYVRAQQPTSAQPLPFMDTALPIDQRVADLVNRMTLEEKVSQMRDHAVAIPRLGVPKYDWWNEGLHGVAFAGYATNFPQVIGMAATWDTNLVHRMGDTISTEARAKYNQAMREDHHEMFFGLTFWAPNINIFRDPRWGRGQETYGEDPFLTARMGVAFVTGLQGDDPKYLKLVSTPKHYAVHSGPEPSRHQFNVDVSPHDLEDTYLPAFRAAVTEAQAQSVMCAYNAIDGAPACANIMLLRDHLRNAWHFGGYVVSDCAAVADVNTGHHFATDMAHAAAAAVRAGTDIECGFGKGQAYPALIDAVHQNLITEAEIDTALRRLFTARFRLGMFDPPSSYAYGQIPFSENNSPAHRQLSLQAARESMVLLKNQDHMLPLKPGVGRIAVVGPTAELVQSLQGNYNGPLPSPSYPLNGIEKRFSSSKISYAQGSSLAEGLAMPIEHTALHPASGSGNGLTGEYFNSKDLSGKPSLTRIDRNINFNWDKVVPIKGLQRDNYSVRWTGTFVPPAPGDYKLGVRVNYCYACENAEGFRLYLDGKVLVESDAKHTGERGSVIEASVHFSGIEPHPIRLEYLHGSGSAGIDLTWNPPAAVLRDQAVDVAKQSDVVIAFAGLSPSLEGEEMPVKLEGFSGGDRTAIDLPAVQEELLKALAATGKPLVVVLQNGSALAVNWAQQNANAILEAWYPGEEGGTAIAETLAGDNNPAGRLPVTFYSSLSQVPSFDDYSMKGRTYRYFSDKPLYSFGFGLSYTDFAYSNLMLPTSEIKAGDPITVEADVKNIGSAAGDEVVELYLTQPRGFETPIRVLAGFTRVHLGAGQSTHVGLTLDPRSVAQVDAKGVRAVLPGEYTVSLGGAQPGDAASIQTGKFTILGKAELAK from the coding sequence ATGTTTTCTCTCAGCTTCACTCGCGTCCTTTCTTCTATTTTTGCGGCCGCTACCTTGATGCCGCTGTACGTTCGCGCACAGCAGCCCACCAGCGCCCAGCCGTTGCCGTTCATGGATACCGCGCTTCCGATAGACCAGCGTGTCGCTGATCTAGTCAATCGAATGACGTTGGAAGAAAAGGTTTCCCAGATGCGTGACCATGCTGTTGCCATTCCTCGTCTCGGCGTTCCCAAATATGACTGGTGGAACGAAGGTCTGCACGGTGTCGCCTTCGCGGGCTATGCGACGAACTTCCCGCAGGTCATCGGCATGGCCGCCACGTGGGACACCAACCTGGTTCATCGTATGGGCGATACCATCTCCACCGAGGCGCGCGCCAAATACAACCAGGCGATGCGGGAAGATCACCATGAGATGTTCTTCGGTCTCACCTTCTGGGCACCTAACATCAACATCTTCCGCGACCCACGCTGGGGCCGTGGCCAGGAGACCTACGGAGAAGATCCTTTTCTTACCGCTCGCATGGGCGTCGCATTTGTCACTGGCCTGCAGGGTGACGATCCGAAGTACCTGAAATTGGTCTCGACCCCAAAGCACTATGCGGTACATAGCGGCCCCGAACCTTCGCGTCATCAATTCAACGTCGATGTGTCACCTCACGACCTCGAAGACACCTACCTACCCGCCTTCCGAGCCGCCGTCACAGAGGCTCAAGCACAGTCGGTGATGTGTGCGTACAACGCCATTGACGGAGCTCCTGCCTGCGCCAATATCATGCTCCTGCGCGATCACCTGCGTAACGCCTGGCACTTCGGCGGTTATGTCGTCAGCGACTGCGCTGCTGTCGCCGACGTCAATACGGGCCACCACTTCGCTACGGACATGGCTCACGCTGCCGCTGCCGCCGTCAGGGCTGGAACCGATATCGAGTGCGGCTTTGGGAAAGGTCAAGCTTATCCCGCTCTCATCGATGCAGTACATCAAAACCTGATTACGGAAGCAGAGATCGACACGGCGCTGCGCCGCCTCTTCACCGCTCGCTTCCGTCTCGGCATGTTCGACCCGCCTTCCAGTTACGCATACGGTCAAATTCCTTTCAGCGAAAACAACTCACCGGCGCATCGCCAACTCTCTCTGCAGGCTGCGCGCGAGTCGATGGTGCTGCTTAAGAATCAAGACCACATGCTTCCGCTCAAGCCGGGTGTCGGCCGCATTGCAGTCGTTGGCCCAACCGCAGAGCTTGTTCAATCCCTGCAAGGCAACTACAACGGACCTCTACCCTCACCTTCCTATCCACTCAACGGAATAGAAAAGCGCTTCTCCTCTTCGAAGATCTCCTACGCCCAGGGCTCAAGCCTTGCCGAGGGCCTCGCTATGCCGATCGAACACACTGCGTTACACCCCGCAAGCGGCTCCGGCAACGGCCTAACCGGCGAGTACTTCAACAGCAAGGATCTGAGCGGCAAACCAAGCCTCACGCGAATCGACCGCAACATAAACTTCAACTGGGACAAGGTCGTTCCCATCAAAGGCCTCCAACGAGATAACTATTCCGTTCGCTGGACTGGCACTTTCGTGCCTCCTGCTCCCGGTGATTACAAGCTCGGCGTACGCGTGAACTATTGCTACGCCTGTGAAAACGCCGAGGGTTTCCGCCTCTATCTAGACGGCAAAGTCTTGGTCGAGAGTGACGCCAAACACACCGGCGAACGCGGGTCCGTCATAGAAGCCTCGGTGCATTTCTCCGGCATTGAACCGCACCCTATTCGCCTGGAGTATCTGCATGGCAGCGGAAGCGCTGGCATCGATCTCACATGGAATCCGCCCGCCGCCGTTCTGCGCGATCAAGCGGTTGACGTGGCGAAACAGTCCGACGTCGTCATCGCCTTTGCCGGGCTCTCCCCATCGCTTGAAGGCGAAGAGATGCCTGTGAAGCTTGAGGGTTTTAGCGGCGGTGACCGCACAGCCATTGATCTGCCAGCCGTACAAGAAGAGTTGTTGAAAGCTCTTGCCGCCACCGGCAAGCCACTGGTCGTCGTCCTGCAAAACGGAAGTGCTCTCGCCGTCAACTGGGCACAGCAGAACGCTAATGCGATCCTCGAGGCCTGGTATCCCGGTGAAGAGGGAGGAACCGCCATCGCCGAAACTCTCGCAGGAGACAACAATCCCGCCGGACGACTTCCGGTGACCTTCTATTCCTCGCTGAGCCAGGTGCCATCTTTCGACGACTACTCGATGAAAGGCCGGACCTATCGCTACTTCTCCGACAAACCACTCTATAGCTTTGGATTTGGGCTCAGCTACACCGACTTTGCGTACAGCAATCTGATGCTCCCCACCTCAGAGATCAAGGCAGGAGACCCAATCACCGTGGAGGCCGACGTAAAGAACATTGGCTCCGCGGCTGGCGACGAGGTCGTCGAACTTTATCTCACACAACCGAGAGGCTTCGAGACGCCAATCCGAGTGCTTGCCGGCTTCACGCGCGTGCATCTTGGCGCCGGTCAGTCGACCCACGTCGGTCTCACACTCGATCCACGCTCAGTTGCCCAAGTTGATGCAAAGGGCGTTCGTGCAGTCCTTCCGGGTGAGTACACTGTCTCACTCGGTGGTGCTCAACCTGGTGATGCCGCCTCGATTCAGACCGGCAAATTCACCATTCTCGGTAAAGCGGAGCTCGCCAAATAG
- a CDS encoding TonB-dependent receptor, whose translation MKHNLIHTIDRIGQCGREIFQRWRRPVCLLALLLLNISVAFGQLTTADILGTVTDSTGAVIPNATVTLNNLGTNEKRTAQSNSSGDYTFTLLPVGHYSVTIKAGGFQSSVTKDIAVEAGDRARVDVHLQLGSESTTIEVTASTPLLQADSATVSSTVTAKAVQDLPLNGRNFVQLVQLVPGANEGPGNGLSSGGRPDDRRTNAAGLSVNGQDDTLNNWVVDGVDDNERIIGTIGVKPNVEGIQEITVQTNSYAAEAGRTAGGVINLVTRSGTNHFHGSVYEYFRNDIFDARNFFQSTGNKPELRQNQFGASIGGPILRDKAFFYFDYEGFRQVSGVTDTGTVPTLAEYNDINSLNGGTPQALLSASNGTRNPDGTLLTGPDLVNGINPITLNYLKLFPAPTNSNLASNFTISPNKTQTANTYDARVDYKFNDRNLIFGRFAYNTVDTFTPPNFGTVNGLDISGGRFNFDGPATDVAQQYALGYTHIFTPALLLDLRAAFTRINNLSLPLNYGKNADQAVGFDASMTAFSPFADSLTPINVGPFGDIGDGAFVPLQDIDNTFQYSATVSWNKGNHNIKAGATFIRRQARNVQSASAVGFYQFNLPSDSVANPNGDPALQLQQQSNQLASTLVGGFSQEQRNFNLFPPDYRSYEPSGFVQDSWKVNQKLTALFGIRYDVFTPFTEAHNHISNFDFPEALSLSAANISNALKIAGVNGVNSQVNIPTDYSNVAPRVGFAYSVTPAIVVRGGYGLSFFPGNYTSNADLKNLPFTSIFQPSCQSTRAIQLEASVPGASAGQNPDCATLGAPSVLQQGLPVPVYSPDIVNNLASITGLGFVAEAPKFRSALIQQFNLQVEQQFGANVFTIGYVGNIGQHLPESINSINQPAPFNPVTNPAAAARPLSAQLPNLGGVSYIQSEGISNYNALQASLQRRFTKGLAFDANYTWAKGLSDITGFSQQGNNQGWSNADPTRIREIEYGIAENDIQNRFALMLNYEWQLGKEYTGLKKLAFAGWQANMITAWQSGKPFTITSTGAGADNPIESDGIAHGFNNRATPQNAPGQDRPDQIGDARLGHKTLSHFFDTSQFAPQPLGTIGTARRNSLFGPNFRHVDLSLFKTFAVTERVGVQFRVESYNISNTPNFYLQNGQPGDEFGNAGFGQINQTDPNYTPRQYQFALKVLF comes from the coding sequence ATGAAGCACAATTTAATTCACACGATTGACCGCATCGGCCAGTGCGGACGCGAGATCTTTCAACGATGGAGGAGACCAGTTTGTCTTCTGGCGCTCCTGCTCCTGAACATTTCAGTTGCTTTCGGGCAGCTCACCACTGCCGACATCCTAGGAACAGTTACCGACTCAACTGGCGCCGTCATTCCAAATGCCACCGTGACCCTCAACAACCTGGGAACGAATGAAAAGCGGACGGCGCAATCCAATAGCTCAGGCGATTACACGTTCACACTTCTTCCGGTCGGGCATTACTCTGTAACGATCAAAGCCGGCGGCTTTCAATCGTCGGTCACGAAAGACATCGCAGTGGAAGCTGGTGACCGTGCGCGTGTTGACGTGCATCTCCAGCTCGGTTCAGAGTCGACCACCATCGAAGTCACGGCGAGCACTCCCTTGCTCCAGGCAGATAGCGCAACCGTTAGCTCAACCGTAACTGCCAAGGCGGTGCAGGACCTTCCGCTGAACGGCCGCAACTTTGTTCAGCTTGTGCAACTCGTCCCCGGCGCCAACGAGGGCCCCGGCAACGGACTCAGCAGCGGCGGCCGTCCAGATGATCGACGCACCAACGCCGCTGGACTCTCCGTTAACGGACAAGATGACACGCTCAATAACTGGGTGGTCGATGGAGTGGACGACAACGAACGTATTATCGGCACCATTGGAGTCAAGCCGAACGTAGAGGGCATTCAAGAGATCACCGTCCAGACCAACAGCTACGCAGCGGAAGCTGGACGCACGGCAGGTGGCGTCATCAACCTCGTCACCCGCTCGGGAACTAACCATTTTCATGGCTCTGTCTACGAGTACTTTCGCAACGATATCTTTGACGCTCGCAACTTCTTTCAGTCGACAGGCAATAAACCCGAGTTGCGCCAAAACCAGTTTGGCGCCAGCATCGGCGGTCCGATTCTTCGAGATAAAGCGTTCTTCTATTTTGACTATGAAGGCTTTCGACAGGTCAGCGGAGTGACCGATACCGGCACCGTTCCCACTCTTGCTGAGTACAACGACATCAACAGTCTCAACGGCGGAACGCCGCAGGCGCTGCTATCGGCGAGCAACGGTACACGGAATCCTGACGGTACTCTTCTTACTGGCCCCGATCTCGTCAACGGAATCAATCCGATCACCCTTAACTATCTCAAACTGTTCCCCGCACCCACGAATAGCAATCTTGCCAGCAACTTCACCATCAGCCCAAACAAGACACAAACCGCCAATACGTACGATGCTCGGGTTGACTATAAATTTAATGACCGAAACCTGATCTTCGGACGTTTTGCTTATAACACCGTTGACACCTTCACCCCGCCGAACTTTGGGACGGTCAATGGATTGGACATCAGCGGCGGCAGGTTCAACTTCGACGGTCCCGCAACCGACGTAGCCCAGCAGTACGCTCTGGGTTACACTCACATCTTTACTCCCGCCCTCCTGCTCGATCTCAGGGCGGCATTCACGCGTATCAACAACCTCTCCCTTCCGCTCAACTACGGAAAAAACGCTGATCAGGCCGTCGGATTCGACGCGAGCATGACAGCCTTCAGTCCATTCGCAGACTCGCTAACGCCAATCAACGTCGGCCCCTTCGGTGACATCGGCGACGGCGCGTTTGTTCCCCTGCAGGACATCGACAATACCTTTCAGTACTCCGCCACGGTGAGCTGGAACAAAGGCAACCACAACATCAAAGCTGGCGCGACCTTTATTCGGAGGCAAGCACGCAACGTGCAGAGCGCATCCGCAGTCGGGTTTTATCAGTTCAATCTGCCCAGCGACAGCGTCGCGAATCCCAACGGCGACCCTGCTCTCCAACTACAGCAGCAGAGCAACCAACTCGCCTCGACTCTAGTCGGCGGATTTAGCCAAGAGCAACGCAACTTCAACCTGTTCCCTCCCGACTACCGAAGCTATGAACCAAGCGGATTCGTGCAGGATAGCTGGAAGGTAAACCAGAAGCTGACGGCACTCTTTGGCATTCGCTACGATGTCTTTACTCCCTTCACGGAAGCGCACAATCACATCTCGAACTTCGACTTTCCGGAGGCGCTTAGCCTCTCAGCTGCAAACATATCGAATGCACTGAAGATCGCTGGCGTAAACGGTGTGAACTCGCAAGTAAATATTCCGACTGACTACTCCAACGTCGCTCCACGCGTTGGCTTCGCTTACTCTGTAACGCCCGCGATCGTCGTTCGCGGCGGCTACGGCCTTAGCTTCTTCCCCGGCAACTACACGTCCAATGCCGACCTGAAGAACCTTCCGTTCACCTCCATCTTCCAGCCCTCGTGCCAATCCACGCGTGCGATTCAACTGGAAGCCTCGGTTCCCGGTGCGAGTGCGGGCCAGAACCCGGACTGCGCAACACTAGGTGCACCGTCAGTCCTGCAACAAGGCTTGCCTGTTCCCGTGTATTCACCGGACATCGTGAACAACTTGGCCTCTATTACCGGTTTGGGGTTTGTAGCGGAGGCGCCGAAGTTCCGTTCAGCTCTCATCCAGCAGTTCAATCTGCAGGTCGAGCAGCAGTTCGGTGCCAACGTCTTCACCATAGGGTACGTCGGCAACATCGGGCAGCATCTCCCTGAATCGATCAACAGCATCAACCAACCAGCGCCATTCAATCCCGTCACTAATCCTGCTGCGGCTGCACGCCCTTTGAGCGCTCAACTCCCAAATCTGGGCGGTGTCAGCTATATCCAGAGCGAAGGTATCTCGAACTACAACGCGTTGCAGGCCTCTCTCCAGCGGCGCTTTACCAAAGGTCTGGCGTTCGATGCGAACTACACCTGGGCTAAGGGGCTGAGCGACATCACTGGCTTCTCTCAGCAGGGGAATAACCAAGGCTGGAGCAATGCTGATCCGACCAGAATTCGGGAGATCGAGTACGGCATCGCAGAAAATGATATTCAGAACCGCTTCGCCCTTATGCTGAACTACGAGTGGCAGCTCGGGAAAGAGTACACCGGCCTCAAAAAACTTGCCTTCGCTGGTTGGCAGGCAAATATGATCACTGCCTGGCAGAGTGGAAAACCCTTCACCATTACCAGCACCGGCGCCGGCGCTGACAATCCCATCGAGAGTGACGGAATCGCGCACGGCTTCAACAATCGTGCGACTCCGCAAAATGCCCCAGGGCAGGATCGCCCAGACCAGATCGGCGATGCTCGACTGGGTCACAAGACCTTGTCGCACTTCTTCGATACATCACAGTTCGCTCCTCAACCACTTGGAACGATTGGAACCGCTCGACGCAACTCGCTCTTCGGGCCCAACTTCCGTCACGTCGACCTCTCTCTCTTCAAGACATTTGCTGTTACAGAGCGCGTAGGAGTGCAATTCCGTGTAGAGAGCTATAACATCTCCAACACACCGAACTTCTACCTGCAAAATGGTCAGCCCGGAGATGAGTTCGGCAACGCCGGCTTCGGACAGATCAATCAAACGGATCCGAACTACACTCCACGCCAGTATCAGTTCGCCCTCAAAGTTTTGTTCTAG
- a CDS encoding GMC oxidoreductase, translating into MKNENFDVLIIGSGHAGGMAAKILTEKGLKCLMLNAGPVADVARHAERKPAYELPYRGITPPGRLEHVFQSNGFDANVWVDEKEVPYTFDAANPYNWVRVRLFGGRSLFWSRQSFRLSDYEFKAKSRDGFGEDWPISSADISQYYSRVEEIFQVAGAMDGPPQMPNGNFVPDNDPWSESMRRFIEASKPFNIPVCKQRRALGRDGLASSVNLLLPDAEKTGKLTSIANAVVRELTVDKNTGQPNGCHFVDRLSRREMSVKARVIVLAAGTLESTRLLLNSKVGNSSGVIGHYLMDQIYGAGVVCSVPEARNGKATKGLMGGSAIIPRFRNITTKSDKFLRGYALNVTSRTGAIEPRNFAAYGEELQRKLDEYYGSAFQMTIMGEVLGRYENHVRIDKEKVDAWNIPALRVETKYTDNEYNMAKDAVEVGSAVAEAAGFEVLSKNVVPNPPGYSIHEVGTCRMGDDPKRTVLNKWCQSHDHKNLFVVDGSSFTSAGWQNPTMTILALSMRASEYLATEMDKQNI; encoded by the coding sequence ATGAAAAACGAAAACTTCGATGTTTTGATTATTGGTTCCGGGCACGCCGGCGGAATGGCTGCGAAGATCCTTACCGAAAAAGGTTTGAAGTGCCTGATGCTGAACGCGGGTCCCGTGGCTGATGTTGCCAGGCATGCAGAACGCAAGCCTGCCTATGAGCTACCCTACCGCGGGATTACACCCCCAGGCAGGCTCGAACATGTCTTCCAGTCCAACGGCTTTGATGCCAACGTTTGGGTCGACGAAAAAGAAGTCCCGTATACCTTCGATGCGGCGAATCCATACAACTGGGTTCGCGTGCGCCTCTTCGGTGGACGCTCGCTCTTCTGGTCGCGACAGTCGTTTCGCCTCAGCGACTACGAGTTCAAAGCAAAGTCGCGCGACGGCTTTGGAGAAGACTGGCCGATCAGCTCCGCAGACATATCCCAGTACTACTCACGCGTCGAAGAGATCTTTCAGGTCGCGGGTGCAATGGATGGTCCTCCGCAGATGCCGAACGGTAACTTCGTCCCAGACAACGATCCATGGTCGGAGTCGATGCGACGATTCATTGAGGCGAGCAAGCCTTTCAATATTCCAGTCTGCAAACAGCGGCGCGCCCTCGGCCGCGACGGTCTGGCCAGCTCTGTCAATCTCCTGCTGCCGGACGCAGAAAAGACCGGCAAACTCACCTCAATCGCCAACGCCGTCGTGCGTGAACTGACAGTAGATAAAAACACAGGCCAGCCCAATGGGTGCCACTTTGTCGATCGTCTCTCACGAAGAGAGATGAGCGTCAAAGCGCGTGTCATCGTTCTGGCGGCTGGAACGTTGGAGAGTACACGCCTGCTGCTGAATTCAAAAGTTGGCAACTCGAGTGGCGTCATCGGCCACTATCTGATGGACCAGATCTACGGCGCCGGGGTGGTATGCTCGGTTCCCGAAGCCCGCAACGGAAAGGCCACAAAAGGGTTGATGGGCGGCTCGGCGATCATTCCACGCTTCCGCAACATCACCACGAAGAGCGATAAATTTCTACGCGGCTATGCTCTGAATGTGACGAGTCGCACCGGCGCTATTGAACCGCGTAACTTCGCGGCCTATGGCGAAGAACTGCAGCGGAAGCTCGACGAATACTATGGGAGCGCCTTTCAGATGACGATCATGGGAGAGGTGCTAGGCCGCTATGAGAACCACGTCCGGATAGACAAAGAAAAGGTAGATGCCTGGAATATTCCCGCGCTGCGTGTAGAGACAAAATATACGGACAACGAATACAACATGGCGAAAGACGCGGTCGAGGTAGGCTCCGCAGTTGCCGAAGCAGCAGGGTTCGAAGTGCTGTCGAAGAACGTTGTTCCCAACCCTCCGGGCTACAGCATCCACGAGGTGGGAACCTGTCGCATGGGAGATGATCCAAAGCGCACTGTGCTAAATAAGTGGTGTCAGAGTCACGATCACAAAAATCTATTCGTCGTAGACGGATCGAGCTTCACCAGCGCAGGTTGGCAGAATCCAACGATGACGATCCTTGCCCTGTCGATGCGTGCTTCGGAGTATCTTGCAACTGAGATGGACAAACAGAACATTTAA